One window of Camelina sativa cultivar DH55 chromosome 4, Cs, whole genome shotgun sequence genomic DNA carries:
- the LOC104780387 gene encoding mitogen-activated protein kinase 3: MNTGGGQYTDFPAVETHGGQFISYDIFGSLFEITSKYRPPIIPIGRGAYGIVCSVLDSETNELVAMKKIANAFDNHMDAKRTLREIKLLRHIDHENIIAIRDVVPPPLRRQFSDVYIATELMDTDLHQIIRSNQGLSEEHCQYFLYQLLRGLKYIHSANIIHRDLKPSNLLLNANCDLKICDFGLARPTSENDFMTEYVVTRWYRAPELLLNSSDYTAAIDVWSVGCIFMELMNRKPLFPGKDHVHQMRLLTELLGTPTESDLGFTHNEDAKRYIRQLPNFPRQPLAKLFSHVNPLAIDLVDRMLTFDPNRRITVEEALNHQYLAKLHDPTDEPICQKPFSFEFEQQPLDEEQIKDMIYQEAIALNPTYG; this comes from the exons atgaacacCGGCGGCGGTCAATACACGGATTTCCCGGCGGTGGAGACTCACGGAGGACAGTTTATAAGTTACGATATCTTCGGTAGTTTATTCGAGATCACATCTAAGTATCGTCCTCCGATTATCCCAATTGGTCGTGGAGCTTATGGAATCGTTTG CTCTGTGTTGGATTCGGAGACGAACGAGCTAGTAGCGATGAAGAAGATAGCGAATGCTTTTGATAATCATATGGATGCGAAACGTACGCTTCGTGAGATCAAGCTTCTTCGTCATATAGATCATGAAAAC ATTATAGCTATAAGAGATGTGGTTCCACCACCACTACGAAGGCAGTTCAGTGATGTTTACATTGCTACTGAGTTAATGGATACTgatcttcaccaaatcattaGATCTAACCAAGGGTTATCAGAGGAACACTGTCAG TACTTCTTGTACCAGCTTCTTAGAGGGCTGAAGTATATCCACTCAGCTAACATTATCCATAGAGATTTAAAGCCGAGCAATCTTCTGTTGAACGCGAACTGCGATTTAAAGATCTGTGATTTCGGTCTTGCTAGACCTACTTCTGAGAATGACTTTATGACCGAGTATGTTGTTACTAGATGGTATAGAGCACCTGAGCTTCTGTTAAACTCTTCTGACTACACAGCTGCTATTGATGTTTGGTCTGTTGGTTGTATCTTTATGGAGCTTATGAATAGAAAGCCTTTGTTCCCTGGTAAAGACCATGTTCATCAAATGCGCTTATTGACAGAG TTGCTTGGCACACCGACAGAATCTGATCTTGGCTTCACACACAACGAGGATGCGAAAAGATACATCCGGCAACTTCCCAACTTCCCTCGCCAGCCGTTAGCAAAACTTTTCTCTCATGTTAACCCATTGGCCATTGATCTAGTTGACAGAATGTTGACGTTTGACCCCAACAGAAGAATCACTg TTGAAGAAGCTCTGAATCATCAGTACCTCGCCAAATTGCACGACCCAACTGATGAGCCAATCTGTCAAAAGCCATTCTCTTTCGAGTTCGAACAACAGCCTCTGGACGAGGAACAGATCAAAGATATGATCTACCAGGAGGCTATAGCACTCAATCCAACGTACGGTTAG
- the LOC104783806 gene encoding uncharacterized protein LOC104783806, with the protein MFGSNTTPGTQLVVSVPPSPYQLNASDNPGALISSVILQEDNYAEWATELKNSLQAKQKLGFIDGSVPKPTTEPELASWRAANSMIIGWICTSIDPKLRSTVSFITDASTLWVSLRSRFSVGNGVCKQVLKDDIAACKQNGQSVMEYYCRLSKLSEELHNYNTGRQCTCAAAPDIAKERGEDRVHQFLFGLDLPRFSNIRSTITGEDPIAPLTQVYSRVIREEQNLNVARSKEVITTDAVGFSVKTEQPSQVAAASTQRFCDRSTLSCTHCHRQGHDISECFLFHGFPDWYHEQKGGNHYENRDTSNRSVQRGGFSSRGNGRGRGRVNNVRVTSSSDSNNNQITQIIHLFEAQHSNITSEKLSGKTRLNDVISDTGASHHMTGDYSIINDCVDIIPSPVTKPDGNASRATKRGSLPLSSAYLLTDVLFVLDFNCTLISVSKLLKQTGSIGIFTDTLCFLHDHFSRTLIGAGEEREGVYYFTGVLAA; encoded by the coding sequence ATGTTTGGTTCTAATACAACTCCTGGAACGCAACTTGTCGTATCCGTACCACCATCACCGTATCAACTCAATGCTTCTGACAATCCAGGAGCATTGATCTCTTCTGTAATTTTACAAGAAGATAACTATGCTGAATGGGCTACGGAGCTGAAAAACTCTTTGCAGGCCAAGCAGAAACTTGGTTTCATCGATGGCTCTGTCCCAAAACCCACTACTGAACCTGAGTTGGCTTCATGGCGTGCCGCCAACTCGATGATCATTGGATGGATATGCACCTCCATTGATCCCAAGCTTCGTTCTACGGTTTCGTTTATTACCGATGCTTCTACATTATGGGTAAGCCTTCGATCTCGTTTCTCGGTTGGAAACGGGGTTTGTAAACAAGTTCTCAAAGATGATATAGCTGCTTGTAAGCAGAATGGTCAATCGGTGATGGAATACTATTGTCGTCTTTCCAAATTATCGGAGGAACTCCATAACTACAATACCGGCCGTCAATGTACTTGTGCTGCTGCTCCGGATATTGCTAAGGAGCGTGGAGAGGATCGGGTCCATcagtttctttttggtttggatCTTCCACGTTTTAGCAACATCCGTTCCACTATTACCGGTGAAGATCCTATCGCACCACTTACGCAGGTTTACTCTCGTGTTATTCGCGAAGAGCAGAACCTCAATGTGGCAAGATCGAAGGAAGTTATCACAACCGATGCCGTTGGTTTCTCCGTCAAAACAGAGCAACCTTCTCAAGTTGCTGCTGCTTCTACTCAACGGTTTTGCGATCGTTCTACTCTCTCTTGCACCCACTGTCATCGTCAAGGCCATGACATCTCTGAATGCTTTCTTTTTCATGGTTTTCCTGATTGGTACCACGAACAAAAGGGTGGCAACCATTATGAAAATAGAGACACTTCTAACCGCTCTGTCCAACGAGGAGGTTTCTCGTCCAGGGGCAATGGCCGTGGTCGTGGTCGAGTTAATAATGTTCGTGTTACGTCTTCCTCCGACAGCAACAACAATCAAATAACCCAGATCATCCATCTCTTTGAGGCTCAACACTCTAACATTACTTCTGAAAAATTGTCGGGTAAAACACGTTTAAATGATGTCATTTCGGATACTGGTGCCTCGCACCACATGACCGGCGATTACTCGATTATTAATGATTGTGTTGATATCATTCCCTCGCCAGTGACCAAACCTGATGGTAATGCTTCCCGTGCTACTAAGCGTGGCTCACTTCCTTTGAGCTCCGCTTACTTGCTCactgatgttttgtttgttctagATTTTAATTGCACATTAATTTCTGTTTCTAAACTGTTAAAACAAACTGGCTCCATTGGAATATTTACTGATACTTTGTGTTTCTTGCATGACCATTTTTCGAGGACTTTGATTGGGGCGGGGGAAGAGCGTGAGGGAGTGTACTATTTTACTGGAGTCTTGGCTGCTTAG
- the LOC109132487 gene encoding protein NRT1/ PTR FAMILY 2.3-like, producing MAGLISTADTEAQSSGDPSSKRATLLGLSITSFGWVMNLIVFLIEEYNIKNIAAAQISNIVNGCLSMLPVVTTILADSFFGNIPVFSTSAFISLLGIFLLTLITSFDYLRPIPCETGSILCQSPSKLQLGILYTALALVITGTAGTRVTLASAGANQYEKPKDKGSFFNWYFLTVNTGAIISATAIVYTQDNASWKLGFGLSAAANLISFFVFISGKRYYKHDKPIKSPFTSLVRVVVAATVKRKAVISSKEEDYHHNELIEETKNSAVMPSKCFRFLNRAALKVEGDLKVSHDESFNKIWRLCSVQEVEDFKAVLRLIPLWLAIMLVSTPIVVQTSMMVLQGLVTDRGLGPHFKVTAGSLQVITIISACIVIIMNNWLVYPMYQKLTNKQLTPLQKTWERKAMAVLTGTSDGEEGDGSSTRDGEEGDGGVDGDDGRNGGW from the exons ATGGCTGGTTTAATCTCTACTGCTGACACAGAAGCTCAGAGTTCTGGTGATCCAAGCAGCAAGCGCG CTACGTTGTTAGGCCTTTCCATAACTTCTTTCGGATGGGTAATGAACTTGATCGTCTTCTTGATTGAGGAATACAACATCAAGAACATCGCTGCAGCTCAGATTTCAAATATTGTCAATGGATGTCTCAGCATGTTGCCTGTTGTTACAACCATTCTAGCTGATTCTTTCTTTGGTAATATTCCCGTCTTCTCGACCTCAGCGTTCATTTCTCTTCTC GGCATCTTTCTCTTGACTCTTATTACATCTTTCGATTACTTGAGACCTATACCATGTGAAACAGGCTCAATCCTATGTCAGTCACCATCAAAACTCCAGCTTGGGATCTTGTATACAGCCTTAGCTCTAGTGATTACTGGAACAGCTGGGACAAGGGTGACTTTAGCATCTGCTGGTGCAAACCAGTATGAGAAACCTAAAGACAAAGGAAGCTTCTTCAACTGGTACTTCCTCACAGTTAATACAGGCGCCATTATTAGCGCGACAGCAATTGTATATACACAGGACAATGCTAGTTGGAAACTCGGGTTTGGACTATCTGCTGCTGCTAATTTGATCAGTTTCTTTGTCTTCATCTCCGGGAAGAGATATTACAAGCATGACAAACCCATCAAAAGTCCCTTCACAAGTCTTGTCCGCGTTGTAGTCGCTGCTACAGTGAAAAGAAAGGCTGTGATTTCATCCAAAGAGGAAGACTATCATCACAATGAGCTCATAGAAGAGACCAAGAATTCTGCTGTAATGCCCTCTAAGTGCTTCAG GTTTTTAAACCGGGCAGCGTTGAAGGTCGAAGGGGACTTAAAAGTTAGTCATGATGAATCATTCAATAAAATTTGGAGGCTATGTTCTGTTCAAGAAGTAGAAGATTTCAAAGCGGTTCTTCGACTTATTCCTCTGTGGTTAGCCATCATGTTGGTTAGTACTCCCATTGTGGTGCAAACAAGCATGATGGTACTCCAAGGTCTAGTCACAGACCGTGGGCTTGGGCCTCACTTCAAAGTCACGGCTGGGTCTCTCCAAGTCATAACAATCATCTCTGCATGTATCGTCATCATAATGAACAACTGGCTTGTCTATCCTATGTACCAGAAGCTAACCAACAAGCAGCTGACACCACTTCAAAAG